TTGTTAGCGATGCTATCAACAGTACTCTGCAGTTCAAGGTAAGTTTTGAATGCCTCAATTTTGGTcataattgtgattttatttcatttacttGATTTCTGTTAAGAATGATAATCAGGACCCCAAACAACTCCAGCAACCTCATGGATCTCATGCATTTGCACTGTCCCAAATCTTCCCGAACAACCTGAATGGAGGCCCCGTTCTAACgtaagttttttatttgttttgatcatgTGCACTTTGAaggtaattttttattgttaaatttcttgtactagttttttctctctctattaaACTGCTGAaccattttcttattttaatactataattttctatTCTCTAAATTCAATGACTCGTGAACCTTTGAAGCCCTCTGGATATCTGTGATGCCACTATTTCTGGCCCGGACATACTTCCCATTGATTATCAAGGGTCACATCCTGGTGGATTAGCCGTTGCAAATCAGGGTTCTGCGACTTCGATGCATCCTGCATCTGGTGCCGTTTCTGCACTGCAAGGATCGCCGAATATGATGCCTGGCAACAACTTTTCATCTTCACCAGGCTCTATGAGGTAATGTGTTGAGGGCTTAAatgttttttgctttttccTGTTAGTTCTGATTGTGTAATCCGTTATTTTCTGTCATGTCGGGATGGTAGATATGTTGTTCCTAGACCTGCTTCAGCTGACGAACAGCATAGAGTGCCGCAGTATAACCATATGATGACTAATAGGAATGTGCCACAGCCTAATCTCACTCCTTCTGGAGCTCTTCCAGCTGCTGATCGTGGTTCCCGTTTACTTCCTGGTGTAAGTGGCATCGGTATTAGCTGCGGTGTTACTAGAAGCATGCCAATGACAAGGCCTGGGTTCCAAGGCATTGCTTCATCTATGGTTAGCTCTGGGAGTATGCACTCTGGAGTGGGTTCTGGTCAAGGAAATTCCATGTTAAGACCTCGTGAACCTATGCACACGATGCGGGTATGCAGTTATATTCCTTTCTAATCTTCTGGGAACATATTTCTGCAATAATTTTGCAAATAAAATACCATCATTGATTAACCTAGTCAAGCTAGCAGACTCCTATCTCATTCTAGCACATACTCACTTATAAAACGGGTATTCTCTCGCTACATGAGTTTCTCGTGTTGCTCGCCTACAGGTAGAAATATATACATTGCCAGGTTAGGGGAGGCACTTAGGAATTAGGATCCTTTTTTCCAATGTGGTAAAGTACGGTAAACTATTCTGCATTTGAAATAAGAGCTGAGACAACCTTAGTTGGTAAGCTGCTTATTTTGGGGATTCAGTAAAACCTAGAGGGGTTAGTTTTTGTGGGAGTGTGCAACTCTCAAACGAAATATGAGGAGTAGAAGAACATATTGTATTGTGATTCATAGGCAGGGTTGCTGAAGGGGATGGGTGTCAACAAATTAACGATTTCGCTGTGGTGGTCCAGAGATGGCTGTGTTTAAGctttataaatttttctaaCTAAGCTTTACTAACAGTGAATGACTCATTTTCATCAAAGTACGTCAAATTTTGATGATTATTATGAAGCTTAAATGCTGGCTAGGGGTTCATGATGCCGATATTCATTTCAGCTAGCTATTTGCTTCTTGGCCCGTCAATAGGAAAtactattttcctttttttggttttaataCGCGAAATTTGTGTGAGTAAAGTATCTTCTTGAAtctcgattcacaattgcACACTCCagattgaaattgaatttccATGGTGTCATGTCTGATCTTGAATGACAATcatttttttgtcttcttGAGTGGAGCTCTACTTCTTTGTGATTCCTATATTTCAAAGTTGCATATGTCTGTACTTCCAATAACAGATAGTTATGTGCTCTTGTAGCCTGGCCTGAGTCAGGATTCGCAGAGGCAAATGACGGTGCCTGAGCTTCACATGCAGGCCTCACCAGGACACAGCCAAGTGCCTCACTTTGGTGGATTGAGTTCGGCCTTACCAAATCAGACTGTGTCTCCACCAGTATCCTCGTACCCGCTCCATCATCAGCCGTCCCATCCAGTATCACCTCAGCCTCAAGTCCTTAGTCCTCGTCACCCACATTTCCAGGGACCGACTAATCATGCCCCAAATCCCCAACAGCAAGCCTATGCAATTCACTTGGCTAAAGAGAGAAAACATCGTCTTCtgcaacagcagcagcagcagcagcaccCAGTACAGCCACAGTTTGCTGCATCTAGTTCTTTGATGCCACATGTTCAGTCACAGTCTCAACTCCCAATATCACCTACAGTACAGAATAGTTCACAAGTTCAACCCCAATCAGCTACACCGCCGGTATCACTTTCTCCGTTGACATCAGTTTCTTCAATGCCCCAGCATCAGCAGAAGCATCAAGTACCAGGTCAAGGAGGtgcacggaatgcacaagcTGGTGGGAGCGGGCTAGCTAATCAGACTGGCAAGCAACGACAAAGACAGCAACAACAGCTTTCGCAATCTAGCAGGCAACATCCTCAGCAGCGGCAGCATTCACAAGCTCAACAGCCTGCTAAGGTTGCAAAAGGAGTGGGGAGGGGTGGCGTGATGATGCATCAGACCATTCCAGTTGATCCTTTGTTAGGAAATGGGGTTTCAACAAGTCCCGGGAATCAAAGTTCTGATAAAGGAGATACATCCACTCATTTAATGTCAAGTCAGGGCCCATTTTCCAATTCTCCGCTAAATACTGTGCAGCCAACAGGGCAATATGTGTCTCCAAGGCCACCTAATCAGTCCCTTACACACCAGAAGAATCATCCATCCGCCATGTCTAATTCAAACCACCAACAGACATTATCCCACCAGAAATTAGTGAATCAAAACAAATTGGCTCTTCAAAGACTGCAGCCAAATCGCCAGATAGATTCTGATCCAGCAAAACCACAAGCCGTAGATTCTGACGCCGACCAGCATCCAACAAGCAGCTCTAGTGAGATGGTTTCCATAACAACATTACCTCGGACCACTAGTAATCCAACTTATACGGCAAAGGCTGTCTCTTCAGCCAATACTCACCAATGGCATTCTTCAGAACAATCATTGGATGGACATGCAACCAATATGAGTCGCACAGTGTCAATGCCAGCTAATGCTGGTGAGTCTGCTACGCAGGTGGGACAAGAGCTTGGCCAGAGGCCATTGGCCAGCTTGCCTTCTAGTAAACATGATGTTAGTGCACACTTCCAGCAGCATCAGCAGTCGTCACAACTTCCACATCCTCATTCACCAGCGTCCCAGCAGCCTCTATATCCTCAGCAGGGGCAGCTGCTTCATGCAAGCGAAGGCAATATATATGGTCGGCCCAGTGACCATAGTGTGGAATGAAGACAAGCCAACAGATTGTGCAGTGATTATACTGCTACTCATGTCTGGTCAGCACGCTCTTACACACCATTGTACAGGTCAGTCATAGCTTATTATGCTTTGGAATCTACCAATTTACCGATATTAgtggaatacaagtcacttgtTAAGTAGGTTCTTTTCAATGCTTTAATAATCCATAATCTGAGAATTGCCTGCTAAATATGAGATCTCCCATGTGTTTCCTGGCCTATAAAAGTgggaaatttttattaaatgttacTTAGTTGGGGACTAGTCTCTATTCTACTCGCTTCCTCTTCGTTGCTGTATTATTCTGAATTACTTTATCTTTAGTTGGCACATTTATACTTATGCTAATTTGGGCCTCCAATTTCTACAGTGAAGCTCGCCTTGTGGCACGAAGAAAATCTGACACGTTAATGAAATCTAAGAGCTCTACAAACACAGACCCCGGGCTGATCAAATTTTTTGGCAACATGTATATTAGAAGTGCCTCTAGGGCTTCGGGAAGATAGAGACAGATATTAGAGGTAGGTGTACAGAGTCTTGTCTCTTGTTTCGCTTCCTTTGTTCTTATGCCCCTTTATGTTATTGTGGTGATGTCGGGTAGCGGGGCGTTTGTTTTAAGCTGCATAGATCCGTGATGCATTGTTGCCTGTAGGGTATCGTTATTATGGCCGAAGGAAGGCTATGGGAGTATTTTGTGAATATGAATTAGTGTTGTTGTGCATAAATCACACTAGTGTGTAGGCAAACATTCCTTGAAATAGTGGTTCCATGCATCCGTTGTATATTGTTGTTGTATTTTGTTCAAGATTTGAACAATGAGGAAATCAAAAGATGTGCCCATGCTATTTTCTTACTCATTTGTTGATTGCAATTTGCACAttgcctctctctctcacacagcACAGGTTCTTATATCGCTGTGAACTTTTAAGAGAAAAGGCTACCAATTCGAATTCAATCCATATAGTcccattattaaattttatttttaataaaattcttatgaataattaaacGCAACACTCAGTTATTGACTGgaaactgaaataaaatgttaaaaataatgatcCTAACCTAATTGGTCATGAAAAGATCTAATTAATTGGGATAGAGACTCACAGCTTCCGAATGGTTGCCGATGAAATACAATTTAATTGGTAAGACGATTCTCTTCCAACCAGTTAGTCTGGGGTTCAAATCACATGACCACGAGTATATTGGGGAACCATAAttgttcattttataaaaaaagtgattcGAAATGCTCATCCAATCCCCaaatgcaaaatgaaatgaaatacaCGCAACTTGTAAAGAGAATAATACCAACAGTATATGAAATGTAGCCAAAGCTGCATGACTTCAAATTTATAGAGAAAACGTTTTTACAATAACTAAGCAAAGAAACTTATGAAAAAACTGTTTTTCAATATcctttgtgtgtgtgtattcTTTGCACAGCCGATACTGGGATGTTGCAGATTATATGAACTCACCCAAATAATATCTGTGGACATGAAGAAAGTATTAGAACTTGAACAATTCAGGATAACCCGTAAAgtggtgtgtgtgtttgtgtgtgcgCGTGTCTGAGAGAGAGGGACATTACCTGAAGAATGTGATCAGCTGAAAGAATAAGGTCAATGAGCATAAAGGGGACACATACGGATGCTTGGGAAGTTAATCAGGTTCCTTTGGGTAAAGACCTGCTACTTCGTAGCCAGCAACTTTGACTCCCCTGTCATTGAGTCGAGCAGATAAAGCACGGATGTCAATTACGACAgccatatttttttgaaaaatgcaTTGCATTTGCTTCATAAGCAAGTAACAACTTACATTTGAATTATTCTCCTTTATTGTCTCTATTGACTCAGATAGCTCCATTTGCTTTGATGTTGTCGCAATCAATGCCTGTACAGAAACACCGTATAGCTCGTTTAGCCACCTATTTCTAGACCAGGTAACACAGACCAGAATATAAGGCGGGTCACATATCTTACTTTCCTCGTCTTCTGTAAGTCAAACTCGATGGATTTTATGCGACTGAGAGATTCATGTATCATGTCCTCTTTCTCAGATGGAATTCTTGCAGGTTTTTTCGAAAGTTCATTCACCATATTCTCTAAATGCTGTAACTTCTGGTAACAGGGGTGGAGAAGCTCCTCATTCTTTAGTTGCACATCTTGTTCTTGAGAGTTTGAGTTTCCAACTTGTGTTGTTTGGTTTTCTAACACCGCTTCCATGTTTTCGTCCATCTTAAAGAAGCGTCTGAACAAACTACCAAGTATGCATAAGAATGTGAGTAATCTAAGCACAACGTCCGTCACTATGGTGGAGAGTGATCCCTTCGGCAACCTTTGTTCCGCAATAGGACCAGCCGAATCTGCAGGTTCACTATGTTAGAGGATCAATTACTGATACTAAGAGAAAAACAGGCTCATGATAGCAAGATCATCATACACTGATGAAATATGAAACTATGTGTTATCCGTCTAGGCTCTAGCAATTGAtgcgttttttttaatttcaacgAACTGCAGAACATGCGAACAACCGCTTGAGCTATTTTGAGTTATGATAAATCTCCCTGAACTGAAAGAAGATTTATACACTAGTTTTGGTATTGACCAAAATGAGTTTATCGGCAATGACttacaaaatatttgagaaCTCGCAGCACCTCATATTCAGATTTGCAACCATTGAttgtatatatacacatgACACATCTATATGCCACAGAAGATAACTGAACAAACTCTAAAATACATAAGAGTATCATAATAGCTACCTACTTGATGGACGTCTATCTTCATATCTATCACCGGATATATCCCTTTCTGATCTCTGTGATATTTCCTGGATCAGCAAGCTCTGAGATAAGACGGTGATACATAGTGTACGTACTTTAATATGTATGCAACCCCTAAGGGTGATCAGCTCAAGAAACCCTAGGTCAGCATGGATAGGCACACATGTTACATGCGTTAAGTCGGCATTCAAACATATAATCATTCCAGTAAAAATACAGGAATATTGAACCTAAGCTGGACTCCTTTATTTACCCAAAAGTATTATAGTATGCCAACACATACGATGGTTCAAGAGGgacaaagaaacaaaaaaaaaacatcaagaaaACAGAATGTATCAAAATTAAGCAAGCAAGGGATAGTATCAATATTAGTTCAGCAGAATGTAACAAAATCAAGCAAATAAAGATAGTATCAACATTATGCAAACAATGAAACACTTACGTCATTACTAAGGGAAGGTGTTGGCTCCCTGTAAGAAGGTTTTCTTGAaatagaagatgaagaaatttcATTCCTTGATTCCTGTCAAAGTAGCAAGCGTAAGCTCACTTTTATATAAGCTCAGGTAAATTGACTTGAAGGTGAAGAATATTAGTATTACATAATAATATCTGCATCCAACCTTCATATCGATTGGCttgattttggaattttcaCTACCAGAGAAGCTAACATTTACTAAGGTCCTGTCTTATAATGACAGATATACCTAGTATTCTAACAAAACTTGGCATCTATTGTCACAAAATTTTACCTGATAATTAAGCAGTTTTATCCCTAAATTGCTTTCACCTTCATGCAAAGCGTGAACTAGCTGCAAGGAAAGTTGGGTGAAACAGGTTCAATACAAAAGAGTGGAAAACTGGAGGGGCAACAACTGGAAAgttctttattcttttatttcaatttcaatttcaatttcaatttcaatcatGAATCAACAAGAAATGACAATATCTGCACCTTCATCAGTTGTGTATCATTCCAAGGTCCCTTGTTGGATCCAAGGCATCCACCTTCATTTGGACATGAGCAGGATCCACCCAGAAAATCTGGCAATTGACTGAAACGTAAAGGTTCAATGTTTAAAGAAGAGagtgttttttatttagaaaaacaCCTCTACATCGGTAGCCTACCTAGCATCGATGACTTCCAATAGCCTGTCCTGGAATTTGGTACCCAACACCTGTATATCGATAGCCTTAGTTAAATAAACTTTTCGTTGGTTTTCCATAGtaatcattttgaaaaaagatGTAAATCCTTTACATGTATTTTTGAGATGGTCCTTTGATCAATGAAGCATTTTGCCGAATTCCATACACACTTAAATCCACCACCCGCATTAACTATGAACATTTGATGTAATGTCTGAATAAGGTGagaaaaatctatcactaacatgaacaagaaaaaaatttatgaaatattttctatgAGAAAGAGTCCGAGGCACCTCAGGATAATTGCTGCTATCAATTCTCTGCATGCGCATTACTAGATCACGCGCAATCTTTCCAAAACTCATCCAATTCTGTATATGTAAAGGAAACAGGAAAAATACTTCTATGTTGATAAGAGAAATCAATATGTGATAGATTCTATAATGCAACAGCATAAAGCAATTACCAGCCCATGTACATCCAGAATAGTTGTTGTTGAATCAATATGTCGCTTGGCAGCAATAGAACATGCTGCAAACTTTTGCGCAAAAGCTTTCTCAAAACCTTGGACGTGATATTTTAAGAACCTATCGACAGTGGTGATGTTCATTAGTTTACTAGGTTCAACCTTCCCAAGTCTTTCAATGTACACAGGTCGGCCTCCTTTATCAACACCATGGTAACCATGAGGATAATATAGCTTAACTTCGTCAAACTCCTCATATATGAAATCCTGAATATAGAACATAATCATAAAAGCAACATAGATGTTAAGACTTTGATATCAGTAACATGCTGAAAGGAAAATACCATGAAGTTGTCAACGGAAGAGAATATGTAGCTGTTTCTGAAACACATACCAGAGTCTCTCTAACAGAAACAGAAATCTACAGAATATTTATACTTATGAAGATTGTGCTAAAACATGGCATATCAGAATACTTTCAAAGAGTTATCTAGATATAACATGCCAGATTTGGTGGTTTTGAGAGGATTAAAAAAGAACAAAGATATGTGGCCGATAAAATTGAAGTTGTTATAGGAAGTGAAGCACACAAAGAAGCTAAGTCACACAGAACATATAACTTAACTTAAGCAAAACTATAACTGTGGTATCCTCAATAAAGCAAATAAGTTTTGCCTATTGAAATGATGATCTTCAAGATGGTGACGAGTCAAGTCACTATTATCTGTCAATCTAGTCTGAGTTCTCATCTTAGAAAATTATGCTAGTTTTATCAAAACCAGGAAATAAAAGGAGGAATCAAAACAGTTCGACCACATGATGGAAAATCTACCTGAATTATAGTGTCTACagcattttcttttctccaaTTCAACATTTCTTCCCACATCTGTACTGTTTTATCAAGGTCAAACTTTCTTGCTTTTAAGAATCTGCAATACTATGCATTTCGTTATTGATTGCAAAAAGTTATTCAAAGAGGttcattaaaacaaaataaattcttcATGAAGTTAGCATATACTCCTTTCGTAAAGTATAATGTTTGGAGTTCAAAATACTGAAAGAAAAAAGGCGGTACAAGACATATATCAACAGTCGCAGACCACACTCTTATAATGATGGAGAACAGAGTTAAATCAATTTCACAAATGCCAGAGAGGAAGAATAATATTAGTCAGATAACCACCTCAACATAGTATGGTAATCATCATAATGAGCCAGAAGCATGTCCCTTTCAACCAAAGCTTGACGAAATTCATTAACCACTCTCTCTTCCTCCTCTAGAAACTCTTCGTTACAGACAGCGGCAAACAGGCAATGCACCTTCCTCTGTTCACGTTTCTTCAACTCCCGCGTGGTCCTTGTTGCAGGGTTCATTGCCTTTTTCCTCAAAGATCTCATCCGCCGCCTCCTTCTCTCATCCTCAGACATGATCTCGTGACCAAATCTATCTCCCCTTCCATCTTCATGAACCAAAATTATTTCTAATGATCAGAAGATCAATAACCGGCAGCaattcatattaattaaacataataaACGAATCAATGTATCTCATCCTCAGGCAtgaccccccccccccccccccccccaaaaaaaaaaaaaaaaaaaaacttcaacgAACCAAAACCATTTCTAAAGATTAAAggattaatattttaacatgAAATCTATGAAATCAAATGTATAATAAACCAGCATTTTTCCTTAACACAATCATATTTAAAGTTGCAAAAAAGAAAGTCGAATTTACCTGGCATTTCTTCTCCTAGTATTTCAGGATTTCAATCCTCAAACACTCTGCATCAATCGTCAGCTAGATTAAGTCGATTGCAGTAATAAGAggtgaaaaaaaggaaattatcATTCCAATGCAGATCTCATTAATCCACGTGCTTAATAAATTCCGAAGCACGTATTCGATTGTTCCGCATGTGAAATCCTCGCAATTCAGATTCAAAATGTAGGGGATAAAAAAAGCAGTAGAAGAAGATTCTAATAAAATCTCAACAAAATCACTACAATTACTCAGCAAAACAAAACTCCGTAAATTAGGGGTAGttaaaaaggggaaaaatcGTAGTCTAGTATACAAAACACGCAAATCACATTTTCAAATACATTGCATCAATTACCTTCCAAATCCAGCAGCATTCAAATCGCGACGATGATCGGCAATCGACGAAGCCTCCTCTCCGCCACGCCGACTTAAATAGACGCAGAAGCAGCTCACGTAGAGAGCGGGGAATCAGTTAAGGTTGCTTTCAGGTCAATCtcactccctctctctctataaaATGCGATTCCCGTGAAAGCCTCGAAATCAGTATActattttgtgtgtgtgtgtatatatatatatatatgcgtGTGTGTAGATACAGTGTCCAAGTACATGTAAAGATTCTGGATtctgtgtgtgtgagagagagagagaaagagagagagagagagagagagagagtcgCTATCAATGAGTAGTTATAGTTTAACGAAGAAAGGCGGGTAGGGGAAAGCTCCGTCACGGCGCGTCTTAGACGCCGGCGCTTATTCGGAACGATGCGAAGAGTAAAACGACAAGACggagaatataaaattaacgtCGCCGTCAACTAGTTCGTACGTTAAGTTACAATCAATGGAATATGagattacaattttttatttcgatTTAGGAGCCACAAAAATATCTACACTCcaaataatacaataaattattcaactCCAGATAGTGATCGAAATTCGAATTTTGTTCATTTCTACGAAAAccaaatctataaatatatatatggggaGTTTTGGGAATAATTACAAGAATgctattattaatataaaataattaactatcCACTAATGACATTCATTGCCACGTACCTACTAACCTATTAATTTTGGGATTTATACTACAGAAACTATATTGAAACTTGAAAGTATAGTAGTACGATTTTTGATAAATCAATCACGGTCGGATTAATTAGAGAAACTAGAGCTTTGCACAACACACATGGAGCTCCAACACTCCGACTATAGCTTTGCCTTCTTCCACAGCCTATGTCTCAACTCCTCAGCCACGACATCAATGAACTCTTCATTGTTCACATACTGATCTCTAGACACGCTGCAACAACATGCCCGTGTCAAAGGCGACAAAACTCTTAATGGTTGATCATCAATCGTTgctttatgtgattttttttctttttcttcatgtaTTATTGTGAAATGTcgaaagtataatttttttcatgtagTGCTCTATATGAATATTAGGTTGGTGACAGCTCTTATTCATTTGTCTTTCCTGGACGTGGTATGGTTGGTAGCAGGTACACGGGAAGTAGGCGATGCGGGATATACTATTAGGGTATGCaaccagttttttttttttccggctAAATGCATGCATATTGATATCGGTTGTATATTCCATGCTATTTTgctgtatttttgttgatgattttgatcgaTTTGGCTAActtctaatatatatttatacattatttatattgaCATGTGTTTGTGATTGATCTTTTATAGTATAGATctaaaagtaatttaaatgatatgtgatttgtgtgcaatttttaatttataaacttatttgaTCATATGAATTTTTATTGGTACAATAAATTGCtattgtataaatttgtgattttagaacttgaaataataatattgtttttcatTCGGTATATGTGAATTCACAGCTTTTGAATTAATGcaaatcaaaaatcaattgaacCTTGTATTGCACGgggtgtgatactagttatacttaatactataaagtagtaattatgtaaatattatacacatgtattaaaaaaaatagacaaaattgtAAATGGAATATGTTTTAATGCGCTATTTAGTAAAacaag
The genomic region above belongs to Salvia hispanica cultivar TCC Black 2014 chromosome 3, UniMelb_Shisp_WGS_1.0, whole genome shotgun sequence and contains:
- the LOC125211803 gene encoding phosphatidylinositol/phosphatidylcholine transfer protein SFH9-like, with the translated sequence MPDGRGDRFGHEIMSEDERRRRRMRSLRKKAMNPATRTTRELKKREQRKVHCLFAAVCNEEFLEEEERVVNEFRQALVERDMLLAHYDDYHTMLRFLKARKFDLDKTVQMWEEMLNWRKENAVDTIIQDFIYEEFDEVKLYYPHGYHGVDKGGRPVYIERLGKVEPSKLMNITTVDRFLKYHVQGFEKAFAQKFAACSIAAKRHIDSTTTILDVHGLNWMSFGKIARDLVMRMQRIDSSNYPETLHQMFIVNAGGGFKCVWNSAKCFIDQRTISKIHVLGTKFQDRLLEVIDASQLPDFLGGSCSCPNEGGCLGSNKGPWNDTQLMKLVHALHEGESNLGIKLLNYQESRNEISSSSISRKPSYREPTPSLSNDSLLIQEISQRSERDISGDRYEDRRPSNSAGPIAEQRLPKGSLSTIVTDVVLRLLTFLCILGSLFRRFFKMDENMEAVLENQTTQVGNSNSQEQDVQLKNEELLHPCYQKLQHLENMVNELSKKPARIPSEKEDMIHESLSRIKSIEFDLQKTRKALIATTSKQMELSESIETIKENNSNGSQSCWLRSSRSLPKGT